The genomic region GCAATTTCACGAGCATGCGCGCACTGCGCTTTCGGGCACCGGATCGTTCTTCATTCTGGCCGATGAGAATTTCAATCAGCTCCTCAACACGCGTGTCGAATTCGGCACGCCCCTGGGCCCGATCTCCGAGATCGAGACCGCCCGCCGCGCGCTGGAAACGCCCGACGCCGTGGTTTCCAACGTCTTTTACGGCCAGACGGCGGAAAACTACGTTTTCAACGTTGTCCGCCAGAGGCCGGAGATCACCCCGCCTCAGCTCGCCATCCTGACCCAGGATGCCGCCTCGCTCACCAATGCGCTGTTGACGCGGGAATTGCCCCAGGGCTGGCATGTGGCCCTTGTCGATTCCAATAACACCGTTCTTGTAGCCTCCCAGGATTCCGCCCGCATGGGCGAGCCGTTCTTCATTCCCTTGAGCGAAAACTCCGGATCGGGAACCGGCTGGCGCGATATTTCCATTGCCGGCGAGGATTACCGGGCGATCACCCAATATTCGATCCTCACGGGCTGGTATGTGGTGGCCTGGGCGCCCACCTCGGTGGTCACCGAACCCCTGCGCACGACGCTGCTGTGGCTGCTGCTCGGTGCCATTCTGATCGTGGGGCTGGCGGCGGCCGCCGCCGCCGTCGTCGCGCGGCAGATCGCATCCTCGGTGCGCGGCCTCGCCCGGCAGGCCCGCGCCATGGGCGCCGGCGAGGAGATCGGCCCGATCCCCTATCCCGTCCACGAACTCGCCGTCGTCTCCCAGGCCCTGGCGGACGCCAGCGACAGGCGCCGCCAGGCCGAAACCGAGGCGCGGTTCCTGATGCGCGAGGTGGCGCACCGTTCCAAGAACCAATTGACTGTCATCGCCGCCATGGCCAAGCAGACGGCGCGCGGCGCCGACAGCGTGGAAAAATTCGTCGAAAGCTTCAACAATCGCCTCTATGGGCTCGCCCGCTCCACAGATCTGCTGCTGGCTCACGGCACCCAGGGCATCGGCCTGCGTGATCTGTTCGGCACCCAGATCGATCCCTTCCGCCCCGAGGACTCCAGCCGGGTGACCAAAACCGGGGTCAACGTCTATCTCAACGTCCAGGCCGCCCAGGTCCTGGGCATGGCGGCGCACGAATTGGCCACCAACGCCGCCAAGTATGGCGCCTTCTCGCGCGAGGGCGGCAAGCTCACCATCAACTGGAACAGGGCGGGCGGGGGCCGGCTGCATCTTGTCTGGCGCGAAACCGTGCCCGATTTCACCCCGCCCCCCGAACGCAAGGGATTTGGCTCGGTGGTGCTCGAAACCATGGTCGCGAGCGCGCTCAAGGCCGATGTCGAGCGCATCGTTCATCCCGACGGCATCGAATGGGTGTTCTCCATCCCCCTCGATCAGATCGACCCCGATCGCGACGCCCCCACGCCCGACGAGCTCAAACCCGAGCGTTGAGGCGGCCACCCGGCACACGGCAAATGAGAAAAAACTTCTCATTTGCCCCCCGATACCCTATATGACCGCCATCGGAGCGGTTCCCGCTCTGGATTTAAAACGGCCATTCCTGGACGGCATCCCGGTTTTGGCGTCACTCAACTCCTTATATTTGAAAGGATTTTTCGATGTCGATCACTGCTGAGCGCAAAGCTGAACTCATTGCGGAATACGCGACCAAGGCCGGCGACACCGGTTCTCCGGAAGTCCAGGTCGCCATCCTCACCGAGCGCATCAACAACCTGACCGAGCACTTCAAGTCCCACAGCAAGGACAACCACTCCCGCCGTGGACTTTTGAAGCTCGTTTCGACCCGCCGTTCGCTTCTCGACTATGTCAAGCGCGGCGACCAAGCGCGGTACCAGAGCCTGATCGAACGGCTCGGCATCCGCCGCTAGGCCAAGTCTGGTGCGGGGTCGGCCGTAAGGCCGGCCCCGTGTCGTATCGTCCATCGGCAATGGGGCCGGTGGGCAAACAACTGCCGGAAGCGCCCTTAACTCAAGGGGCGGGGCATGGCAGGATCGCCGGAGGCTTCGGACTGACGCAGTCCAGGCGGAGCCTCTCGCCATCTTGTCCATGTTCCGAAAAAGTCCTGAGGGCTGCCTCTGGCGCCATTTGCGGAGTGCCGCATCGATGCTGCTTTCACTGAGCGCGTCGAGGCCGCTCCGCATAAAAAGGAACGTTCTATGACAATCAATTTCGACCACCACAAAGTCGAACTCGACTGGGGCGGTCAGCCCCTGACGCTGGAAACCGGCAAGGTCGCCCGCCAGGCTGACGGCGCCGTCGTCGCCACCCTTGGCGAAACCGTGGTTCTGGCCACCGTCGTTTCGGCCAAGGAGCCCAAGGCCGGCATCGATTTCTTCCCGCTGACCGTCAACTATCAGGAAAAGTATTTTGCCGCCGGCAAGATCCCCGGTGGTTACTTCAAGCGCGAAGGCCGCCCGACCGAGGCCGAAACCCTCATCTCGCGCCTGATCGACCGCCCGATCCGTCCCTTGTTCCCCTATGGCTACAAGAACGAGACCCAGGTGATCGTGACCGTGCTCCAGCACGACATGGAAAACGAGCCCGACGTGCTCGCCATGGTCGCCGCTTCCGCCGCGCTCACCATTTCGGGCGTCCCCTTCATGGGCCCGATCGGCGCGGCCCGCGTCGGCTATATCGATGGCGAATACGTTCTCAACACGCCCATCGACAAGAAGTCCGATTCCAAGCTCGACCTCGTCATGGCAGGCACCGCCGACGCCGTCCTGATGGTTGAATCCGAAGCCCAGGAACTTTCCGAAGAGGTGATGCTGGGCGCCGTGATGTTCGGCCACAAGGAGAGCCAGAAGGTGATCGACGCGATCATCAAGCTCGCCGAACTGGCCGCCAAGGAACCGCGCGAATTCGAACCCGAAGATCAGTCCGCTCTCGAAGCCGAGATGCTCTCGGTGATCGAGGCCGATCTGCGCGAAGCCTATAAGAACACCGACAAGCAGACCCGCTACGCCGCCGTCGATGCCGCCAAGGCCAAGGTCAAGGCGCATTTCATCCTCGAGGAGGGGGAAGCCAAATACACCCCCGAGCAGGTCGGCGCCGTGTTCAAGTCGCTCCAGGCCAAGGTGGTGCGCTGGAATATCCTCGACACCAAGACCCGCATCGACGGGCGCGATCTCGAAACGGTGCGCCCCATCGTCGCCGAAGTCGGCGTCCTGCCCCGCACCCACGGTTCGGCGCTCTTTACGCGCGGGGAAACCCAGGCGCTGGTGGTTGCCACGCTCGGCACGGCCGATGACGAGCAGTTCATCGATTCCCTCGAGGGCACCTATAAGCAGAACTTCCTGCTGCACTACAACTTCCCGCCCTATTCGGTCGGTGAAGCCGGCCGCATGGGCTCCCCCGGCCGCCGCGAGATCGGCCACGGCAAGCTCGCTTGGCGCGCCATCAACCCGATCCGTCCCTCGGCCGAGGAATTCCCCTATACCCTGCGCGTGGTTTCCGAGATCACTGAATCCAACGGTTCGTCCTCCATGGCGACCGTCTGCGGCACCTCGCTGGCGCTGATGGATGCGGGCGTTCCCATGAAGAAGGCCGTTGCCGGCATCGCCATGGGGCTGATCCTGGAAGGTGACAAGTTCGCCGTGCTGTCCGACATCCTGGGTGACGAAGATCACCTCGGCGACATGGACTTCAAGGTGGCCGGTACGACCGATGGCGTCACCTCGCTCCAGATGGACATCAAGATTGCCGGCATCACCGAGGAGATCATGAAGATCGCCCTCGGCCAGGCCAAGAACGGCCGCACCCACATCCTGGGCGAAATGGCCAAGGCCATCGACACGGCCCGTTCGGAAGTGGGCGAATTCGCTCCGCGCATCGAGACCATCAAGATCCCGACCGACAAGATCCGCGAAGTGATCGGCACCGGCGGCAAGGTGATCCGCGAGATCGTCGAAAAGACCGGCGCCAAGATCAACATCGAGGACGACGGCACGGTGAAAGTGTCCTCCTCGGATGGCAAGCAGATCGATGCGGCCATCAAGTGGATCAAGTCGATCACCGACGAGCCCGAAGTGGGCGAGATCTACCAGGGCACCGTGGTCAAGACCGCCGATTTCGGCGCGTTCGTCAATTTCTTCGGCTCGCGCGACGGCCTCGTGCACATCTCCCAGCTTGCCGACCAGCGCGTGGGCAAGACCACCGATGTGGTCAAGGAAGGCGACAAGGTCTGGGTCAAGCTCCTGGGCTTTGACGAGCGTGGCAAGGTGCGCCTGTCCATGAAGGTCGTCGACCAGGAGACGGGCAAGGAACGCGCCAAGGAAGAAGAAGACGCCGAGTAATCGCGCGGCTTCTCTAATCTGGAATGCATCGGCCCGGCGCCCCGAAAGGAGCGCCGGGTTTTTTGTTTTCTCGCCCTTGTGATTTTTTCGTGTTCTGCTGTCGGATCGCCGAGACCGGGCACGTCCTATGGACGTGCATGACCGACAAGGGAGAGAAAAATGCGCTTCATGGTGATGATCAAGGCGTCCGCCGAGAGCGAGGCCGACGTCGCGCCCGAGGAAGGCCTGCTCTTGAAGATGGGCCGCTACAATGAGGAATTGATCAAGGCCGGCATCATGGTCGACGGCGCCGGGCTGATGTCGAGCGCCAAGGGGGCCAGGGTGCAGGTCATCGACGGCAAACCGCTGGTCACCGATGGCCCGTTCGCCGAGATCAAGGAAGTGATCGCCGGCTTCTGGATATGGGAATGCGCCTCGCTCCAGGAGGCCATCGACTGGGTCGCCAAATGCCCCATCGCCCACGGTCAGGACCGTTTCGAGATTCGCCAGATGCATGAGCTCGAAGATTTCGGCGCCGAGGGTGATGAAGGCTACGATCTGCACAAAAAGCTCGACGCCCAGCTTGCCGCCCGGAAGGGAGCTTGAACCATGCCCATCGTCACGTCCGCCGACGGAACCAGGATCGGCTATGAAACGCACGGCACCGGCCCGCTGGTGATCTGCGTTGCCGGCGCCACGCAGTATCGCGCCGTCGATCAGGACACACCCAGGCTCGCAAATCTTCTGGCCGACCGCTTCACCGTGCTCATTTATGATCGCCGCGGCCGGGGCGAAAGCGGCAATACCGAGCCTTATGCTCCCATGCGCGAGATCGAGGATATCGAGGCCTTGATCGACGCTCAGGGTGGTACTGCCATGCTTTACGGCATGAGCTCGGGCGCCGTTCTCGCGCTCGAAGCCGCCGCGGCCCTGCCCCAAAAGGTGACCCGCGTCATCTGTTACGAGCCACCCATCAACGGAGCGCAATCGCGCGATGAGGCCTTCGCCGAGCTCGCCGAAATGGAGGCGTTCAAATCCAATGGAGATGGCGCCGGGGCCATGGAAGCCTTCATGCGCTCGGTGGGAGCGTCCGACGATGACGTCGCGGGGTTCAAGGCCAGCCCGGCCTGGGCCGGCTTTGCGGCGGTGGGCACCACCATTGCCCATGATTATCGCGTCATGGCCGAAGCCACCAAGGGTGACATGAAGACCCGCTGGCGCGGCATCGCCCAGCCGGTTCTGGTGGTCAATGGCGACAAGAGCTTTGCTTTCATGGAAGCGGGAGCCGATGCCGCCGCTGCCGCGTTGCCGAACGCCACGCGGAAAACCCTGCAGGGTCAGGGCCACGACCCCGCCGCCGAGATCATCGCGCCGGTGCTGGCCGAGTTCTTCGCCCTCTGATCGGAGCAGCGTGATGGAAAGGATCTATACGGGGAGCTGCCATTGCGGCTCCATCCACTTCACCGCCCCCATCGATCTCGATGAGGGGATCCGCAAATGCAACTGCACATATTGCTTCAAGACCGGCTATCGCAAGGCGTTCGCCTATGGGGATTCGGTTGCGGTGACGCAAGGGGAGGAGCATATCGGCCACTATGCCGCCGAGCCCTCCTCATGGCCTGCTGGGCATATCGACCATATGTTCTGCACAAGCTGCGGCACGCAGCTCTTTTCCCGCGGCTATCTCGAATTCGCGCCCTTCAATGGCTGGTTCCACGCCGTCAACGTTTCGACGCTCGATGCTACGCCCGAAGAGCTCGATGCCGCCCCGATCATCTATGAGGACGGGCTGCATGACAGGCAGGATCAGGCGCCGGCGCTCGTGGGATACCTTTAAAGCGCCAACAGCGCCGCGATCGCCT from Pelagibacterium sp. 26DY04 harbors:
- a CDS encoding sensor histidine kinase; amino-acid sequence: MSQSALENDTDKAVSEPGQAPIRPPRSVPIIFYLAFLVVVIVLPATAFTAVLLARHNVAQEETVETFTVATTRSVVQAVEREISGMITTQRVLMSIEALSDGDLAQFHEHARTALSGTGSFFILADENFNQLLNTRVEFGTPLGPISEIETARRALETPDAVVSNVFYGQTAENYVFNVVRQRPEITPPQLAILTQDAASLTNALLTRELPQGWHVALVDSNNTVLVASQDSARMGEPFFIPLSENSGSGTGWRDISIAGEDYRAITQYSILTGWYVVAWAPTSVVTEPLRTTLLWLLLGAILIVGLAAAAAAVVARQIASSVRGLARQARAMGAGEEIGPIPYPVHELAVVSQALADASDRRRQAETEARFLMREVAHRSKNQLTVIAAMAKQTARGADSVEKFVESFNNRLYGLARSTDLLLAHGTQGIGLRDLFGTQIDPFRPEDSSRVTKTGVNVYLNVQAAQVLGMAAHELATNAAKYGAFSREGGKLTINWNRAGGGRLHLVWRETVPDFTPPPERKGFGSVVLETMVASALKADVERIVHPDGIEWVFSIPLDQIDPDRDAPTPDELKPER
- the rpsO gene encoding 30S ribosomal protein S15 — encoded protein: MSITAERKAELIAEYATKAGDTGSPEVQVAILTERINNLTEHFKSHSKDNHSRRGLLKLVSTRRSLLDYVKRGDQARYQSLIERLGIRR
- the pnp gene encoding polyribonucleotide nucleotidyltransferase gives rise to the protein MTINFDHHKVELDWGGQPLTLETGKVARQADGAVVATLGETVVLATVVSAKEPKAGIDFFPLTVNYQEKYFAAGKIPGGYFKREGRPTEAETLISRLIDRPIRPLFPYGYKNETQVIVTVLQHDMENEPDVLAMVAASAALTISGVPFMGPIGAARVGYIDGEYVLNTPIDKKSDSKLDLVMAGTADAVLMVESEAQELSEEVMLGAVMFGHKESQKVIDAIIKLAELAAKEPREFEPEDQSALEAEMLSVIEADLREAYKNTDKQTRYAAVDAAKAKVKAHFILEEGEAKYTPEQVGAVFKSLQAKVVRWNILDTKTRIDGRDLETVRPIVAEVGVLPRTHGSALFTRGETQALVVATLGTADDEQFIDSLEGTYKQNFLLHYNFPPYSVGEAGRMGSPGRREIGHGKLAWRAINPIRPSAEEFPYTLRVVSEITESNGSSSMATVCGTSLALMDAGVPMKKAVAGIAMGLILEGDKFAVLSDILGDEDHLGDMDFKVAGTTDGVTSLQMDIKIAGITEEIMKIALGQAKNGRTHILGEMAKAIDTARSEVGEFAPRIETIKIPTDKIREVIGTGGKVIREIVEKTGAKINIEDDGTVKVSSSDGKQIDAAIKWIKSITDEPEVGEIYQGTVVKTADFGAFVNFFGSRDGLVHISQLADQRVGKTTDVVKEGDKVWVKLLGFDERGKVRLSMKVVDQETGKERAKEEEDAE
- a CDS encoding YciI family protein; this encodes MRFMVMIKASAESEADVAPEEGLLLKMGRYNEELIKAGIMVDGAGLMSSAKGARVQVIDGKPLVTDGPFAEIKEVIAGFWIWECASLQEAIDWVAKCPIAHGQDRFEIRQMHELEDFGAEGDEGYDLHKKLDAQLAARKGA
- a CDS encoding alpha/beta fold hydrolase gives rise to the protein MPIVTSADGTRIGYETHGTGPLVICVAGATQYRAVDQDTPRLANLLADRFTVLIYDRRGRGESGNTEPYAPMREIEDIEALIDAQGGTAMLYGMSSGAVLALEAAAALPQKVTRVICYEPPINGAQSRDEAFAELAEMEAFKSNGDGAGAMEAFMRSVGASDDDVAGFKASPAWAGFAAVGTTIAHDYRVMAEATKGDMKTRWRGIAQPVLVVNGDKSFAFMEAGADAAAAALPNATRKTLQGQGHDPAAEIIAPVLAEFFAL
- a CDS encoding GFA family protein: MERIYTGSCHCGSIHFTAPIDLDEGIRKCNCTYCFKTGYRKAFAYGDSVAVTQGEEHIGHYAAEPSSWPAGHIDHMFCTSCGTQLFSRGYLEFAPFNGWFHAVNVSTLDATPEELDAAPIIYEDGLHDRQDQAPALVGYL